Proteins encoded by one window of Pseudonocardia alni:
- the atpB gene encoding F0F1 ATP synthase subunit A has protein sequence MGTLVLAAEEFTPPGAGLFEYPPIFGAVTKPMVLAVLSLIIVAAVFTLGTRKLSIVPSRFQFGLESFYNIPRNTMARDQIGSEDFKRYIPLILGLFSFILVNNIFAIIPVIQFPTLSRIGFPIALALFVYVFYHYAGFKKHGFFGYIKHAALPPGVPVFIAPLIIVIELLQKFLVQPLSLALRVFAAMFAGHLILALTAVGAAFLVSAGSALVIASPVVFAAGIAFTFLEALVQVIQAYVFALLAAVFIGAAISEDH, from the coding sequence TTGGGCACGTTGGTACTGGCGGCCGAGGAGTTCACTCCGCCCGGCGCAGGTCTGTTCGAGTACCCGCCGATCTTCGGCGCCGTCACCAAGCCGATGGTGCTGGCGGTCCTGTCGCTGATCATCGTCGCGGCCGTCTTCACGCTGGGCACGCGCAAGCTGTCCATCGTGCCGAGCCGATTCCAGTTCGGACTGGAGTCCTTCTACAACATCCCGCGCAACACGATGGCGCGTGACCAGATCGGCTCCGAGGACTTCAAGCGGTACATCCCGCTGATCCTCGGCCTGTTCAGCTTCATCCTGGTCAACAACATCTTCGCGATCATCCCGGTGATCCAGTTCCCGACGCTGTCGCGGATCGGGTTCCCCATCGCGCTGGCGCTGTTCGTCTACGTCTTCTACCACTACGCCGGGTTCAAGAAGCACGGGTTCTTCGGCTACATCAAGCACGCCGCGCTGCCGCCGGGCGTCCCGGTCTTCATCGCGCCGCTGATCATCGTGATCGAGCTGCTGCAGAAGTTCCTGGTGCAGCCGCTCTCGCTGGCACTGCGTGTGTTCGCCGCGATGTTCGCAGGCCACCTCATCCTCGCCCTGACCGCCGTGGGTGCGGCGTTCCTGGTGTCGGCGGGCTCCGCGCTCGTCATCGCGTCCCCGGTGGTGTTCGCCGCCGGGATCGCGTTCACGTTCCTGGAGGCGCTGGTCCAGGTCATCCAGGCCTACGTCTTCGCCTTGCTGGCAGCCGTGTTCATCGGCGCGGCGATCTCCGAGGACCACTGA
- a CDS encoding MraY family glycosyltransferase: MPTDQFTYGLPIRELLLVGLVAAVVTLLLTGPVRMLALKVGAVAWPRGRDVHVTPTPRWGGLAMFGGVLAGLLLSLQLPALRLAYFEQSTEVVGVVVATGLLVGVGMLDDRYDLDALTKFAAQVTAAGLLVLYGVQWLQIWIPIGGDSFLSGSVLALGQSQSVLLTVLVTVVLVNAMNFVDGLDGLAAGIGLITTLATAVFCIGLISENGNDPATFVPALLAVVLAGSCLGFLPHNFHPARIFMGDTGSMMVGVMLAAAITSASGRVPQSDTPSAGDLLALVSPVVVLVGIVFIPSLDLLMAVVRRTRAGTSPFSPDKMHLHHRLLQVGHSHRRAVLLVYLWVAVIAFGAVALALVPRTGLVLAATGIALVVAFVASAVPHRSRMRTAASAAPVAAGETAIASTDDLPDAGPGRRAPPARPSAGGPVEDGPGPPGPAAAAPVPGRVVPGGDTSGREPSRRDTSGRDAPGGPAPWTRGAHRPSGGRGPSRTGTRRAPAGTGGPLVAGTAGPAPAGPGPTRLAGTPTGGPEHVGPTTSADAGPPTPPTPPRPVAARPRMPRGTAAGPPTPAPTDPGPVPPRPQHPRGTGHRAHPAATPGPDQPTVPTPAHHPARDRDA; this comes from the coding sequence GTGCCCACTGACCAGTTCACGTACGGACTCCCCATCCGGGAGCTCCTGCTCGTCGGGCTGGTCGCCGCCGTCGTCACGCTGCTGCTGACCGGGCCGGTCCGGATGCTGGCGCTGAAGGTCGGCGCGGTGGCCTGGCCGCGGGGACGGGACGTGCACGTCACCCCGACCCCGCGGTGGGGCGGCCTCGCGATGTTCGGCGGGGTGCTGGCCGGGCTGCTGCTGTCGCTGCAGCTCCCGGCCCTGCGGCTGGCCTACTTCGAGCAGAGCACCGAGGTCGTCGGGGTCGTCGTCGCGACCGGGTTGCTGGTCGGCGTCGGGATGCTCGACGACCGCTACGACCTCGACGCCCTCACCAAGTTCGCCGCGCAGGTCACCGCGGCCGGGCTGTTGGTCCTGTACGGGGTCCAGTGGCTCCAGATCTGGATCCCGATCGGCGGCGACTCGTTCCTCAGCGGGTCGGTGCTGGCGCTGGGGCAGAGTCAGTCGGTGCTGCTGACGGTGCTGGTCACCGTCGTCCTGGTGAACGCGATGAACTTCGTCGACGGGCTCGACGGGCTCGCCGCGGGGATCGGGCTGATCACGACGCTCGCGACCGCGGTGTTCTGCATCGGGCTGATCAGCGAGAACGGCAACGATCCGGCCACGTTCGTCCCCGCGCTGCTCGCGGTGGTGCTCGCCGGGTCCTGCCTGGGGTTCCTGCCGCACAACTTCCACCCCGCGCGGATCTTCATGGGGGACACCGGCTCGATGATGGTCGGGGTGATGCTGGCCGCCGCGATCACGAGCGCGTCCGGCCGCGTCCCGCAGTCGGACACCCCGTCGGCCGGGGATCTGCTGGCGCTGGTCTCCCCGGTGGTCGTGCTGGTCGGGATCGTCTTCATCCCGTCGCTGGACCTGCTCATGGCGGTCGTGCGCCGGACCCGGGCCGGGACCAGCCCCTTCAGCCCGGACAAGATGCACCTGCACCACCGCCTGCTCCAGGTCGGGCACAGCCACCGGCGCGCGGTGCTGCTGGTCTACCTGTGGGTCGCGGTGATCGCCTTCGGCGCGGTCGCGCTGGCCCTGGTCCCCCGCACCGGGCTGGTGCTCGCCGCGACCGGGATCGCGTTGGTCGTGGCGTTCGTGGCCTCGGCAGTGCCGCACCGGTCGCGGATGCGCACCGCCGCCTCCGCGGCGCCGGTCGCCGCGGGGGAGACGGCGATCGCCTCGACCGACGACCTCCCGGACGCCGGGCCCGGGCGCCGGGCGCCCCCGGCCCGGCCGTCCGCCGGTGGTCCGGTCGAGGACGGTCCCGGACCGCCGGGCCCCGCCGCGGCGGCACCGGTGCCGGGCCGGGTCGTGCCGGGCGGGGACACGTCCGGTCGGGAGCCGTCACGGCGGGACACATCGGGTCGGGACGCACCCGGGGGGCCTGCGCCGTGGACGCGGGGCGCGCACCGGCCGAGCGGCGGGCGTGGCCCGTCGCGGACCGGGACGCGACGCGCGCCCGCCGGCACCGGGGGACCGCTGGTCGCCGGTACTGCGGGACCTGCGCCCGCCGGACCCGGACCCACCCGGCTCGCGGGCACCCCGACCGGGGGGCCGGAACACGTCGGCCCGACGACGTCCGCCGATGCCGGGCCGCCCACACCACCGACCCCGCCCCGGCCCGTCGCCGCCCGTCCGCGGATGCCACGCGGCACGGCCGCCGGACCGCCGACGCCGGCCCCGACCGACCCCGGGCCGGTCCCGCCCCGCCCGCAGCACCCGCGCGGCACCGGCCACCGCGCCCACCCCGCCGCGACACCGGGGCCGGACCAGCCGACCGTCCCCACCCCCGCGCACCACCCCGCCCGGGACCGCGACGCCTGA
- a CDS encoding serine hydroxymethyltransferase, whose product MSEQTFWGPDFHALQQQDPEIAGVVLDELERLRGGLQLIASENLTSPAVLAALGSTLSNKYAEGYPGRRYYGGCGVVDVAENIGNARTKELFGAEHANLQPHSGASANLAAYAAFAKPGDTVLAMDLKQGGHLTHGSKVNFSGLWFNAVSYTVREDTEVIDYDQVRDLAKQHQPKIIIAGATAYPRLIDFAVFREIADEVGAKLMVDAAHFIGLVAGKAIPSPVPYADVVTATTHKVLRGPRGGMVLCREEHAKAIDKAVFPFSQGGPLMHAVAAKAVAMKEAAQPEYQAYTRQVVANARALTTSLESEGMRAVSGGTDNHLALLDLRPIGVTGSEAETRCDRAGITLNKNAIPYDPAPPMKPSGIRVGSPSVTTQGMTEADMAEVGALLARAVKAEHDTAAGDAELADVAKAVTALVSKAPAYPRG is encoded by the coding sequence GTGAGCGAGCAGACCTTCTGGGGACCGGACTTCCACGCACTGCAGCAGCAGGACCCCGAGATCGCGGGCGTCGTGCTGGACGAGCTCGAGCGCCTGCGCGGCGGACTGCAGCTCATCGCGAGTGAGAACCTGACCAGCCCCGCGGTGCTGGCGGCGCTCGGGTCGACGCTGTCGAACAAGTACGCCGAGGGCTACCCCGGCCGCCGCTACTACGGGGGCTGCGGCGTCGTCGACGTCGCGGAGAACATCGGCAACGCGCGTACGAAGGAGCTCTTCGGCGCCGAGCACGCCAACCTCCAGCCGCACTCGGGCGCGAGCGCGAACCTCGCCGCCTACGCCGCGTTCGCCAAGCCCGGCGACACCGTGCTGGCCATGGACCTCAAGCAGGGCGGCCACCTCACGCACGGCAGCAAGGTCAACTTCTCCGGCCTGTGGTTCAACGCGGTGTCCTACACGGTCCGCGAGGACACCGAGGTCATCGACTACGACCAGGTCCGCGACCTGGCCAAGCAGCACCAGCCGAAGATCATCATCGCCGGTGCGACCGCGTACCCGCGCCTGATCGACTTCGCGGTGTTCCGCGAGATCGCCGACGAGGTCGGCGCCAAGCTCATGGTCGACGCCGCGCACTTCATCGGTCTGGTCGCCGGCAAGGCGATCCCGTCGCCGGTGCCCTACGCCGACGTCGTCACCGCCACCACGCACAAGGTCCTGCGCGGCCCGCGCGGCGGCATGGTGCTGTGCCGCGAGGAGCACGCGAAGGCCATCGACAAGGCCGTCTTCCCGTTCTCCCAGGGTGGCCCCCTGATGCACGCGGTCGCCGCGAAGGCCGTCGCGATGAAGGAGGCGGCGCAGCCGGAGTACCAGGCCTACACCCGCCAGGTCGTCGCGAACGCCCGGGCGCTGACGACGAGCCTGGAGTCCGAGGGCATGCGCGCCGTCTCCGGCGGCACCGACAACCACCTCGCGCTGCTGGACCTGCGTCCGATCGGCGTCACCGGGTCGGAGGCGGAGACCCGCTGCGACCGCGCCGGCATCACGCTGAACAAGAACGCGATCCCCTACGACCCGGCGCCGCCGATGAAGCCGTCCGGCATCCGGGTCGGCTCGCCCAGCGTCACCACGCAGGGGATGACCGAGGCCGACATGGCCGAGGTCGGCGCGCTGCTGGCCCGCGCGGTCAAGGCCGAGCACGACACCGCGGCCGGCGACGCCGAACTCGCCGACGTCGCGAAGGCGGTCACCGCGCTCGTCTCGAAGGCACCGGCCTACCCTCGGGGATGA
- a CDS encoding L-threonylcarbamoyladenylate synthase, translating to MSAPQTQPLFDCSVPAERARGLTAAARAVRAGELVVLPTDTVYGIGCDAFNGTAVRALLAAKRRGPDMPVGVLVGSWTTIDGLVSGVPQSARALIEAFWPGEVSLVLEHAPSLAWDLGSTRGTVMLRMPLHPVALELLREVGPMAVSSANTSGNPPASNVTEAITQLASSVQVYLDGGPSGDPVASTIVDLTGARPRMLREGGVTAEQVEEVVGQEIDRV from the coding sequence GTGAGTGCACCGCAGACCCAGCCGCTGTTCGACTGCAGCGTCCCCGCCGAGCGCGCACGCGGTCTGACCGCCGCCGCGCGCGCCGTCCGGGCGGGTGAGCTGGTCGTCCTGCCCACCGACACCGTCTACGGCATCGGCTGCGACGCGTTCAACGGCACCGCCGTGCGCGCGCTGCTCGCCGCCAAGCGGCGCGGCCCGGACATGCCGGTCGGCGTGCTCGTCGGTTCCTGGACCACCATCGACGGCCTCGTCTCAGGAGTCCCGCAGTCCGCCCGGGCGCTGATCGAGGCGTTCTGGCCGGGCGAGGTGTCGCTGGTGCTGGAGCACGCGCCCTCGTTGGCCTGGGACCTGGGCAGCACCCGCGGGACGGTGATGCTGCGCATGCCGCTGCACCCGGTCGCGCTGGAGCTGCTGCGCGAGGTCGGGCCGATGGCGGTGTCGAGCGCCAACACCTCGGGCAACCCGCCGGCGTCGAACGTGACCGAGGCGATCACCCAGCTGGCCTCGAGCGTGCAGGTCTACCTCGACGGCGGCCCGTCCGGTGACCCGGTCGCCTCCACGATCGTCGACCTCACCGGCGCCCGGCCGCGCATGCTGCGCGAGGGCGGGGTGACCGCCGAACAGGTCGAGGAGGTCGTCGGTCAGGAGATCGACCGGGTCTGA
- the prmC gene encoding peptide chain release factor N(5)-glutamine methyltransferase, giving the protein MTETTASPTTGSRLPLRVAIAEAERTLAAAGVASPRVDAELLAAHVLGSSRSTLLMTPLVDPPVVERLQALVARRATREPLQHILGTAVLGPVEVAVGPGVFTPRPETELLLEWGLASIRDVSRPRVLDLCTGSGALALAFAVSRPDAEVHALEADPSALSWTRRNLDAHVAAGGRPVTLHVADVRWTDLLIELEGAVDLVVCNPPYVPDGTPVPPEVERWDPPGAVFGGPDGTQIIQAVVRGASGWLRHGGHLAIEHDDTHGETVPALLRRRRTLGEVTEHDDLTGRPRFVTARRVPCS; this is encoded by the coding sequence GTGACCGAGACGACGGCGAGCCCCACGACCGGCAGCCGGCTGCCGCTCCGGGTGGCGATCGCGGAGGCCGAGCGCACCCTGGCGGCCGCCGGTGTCGCGTCCCCGCGCGTCGACGCCGAGCTGCTCGCCGCGCACGTGCTCGGCTCGTCGCGGTCCACACTGCTGATGACCCCGCTGGTGGACCCACCGGTCGTCGAACGGCTGCAGGCCCTCGTGGCCCGCCGCGCCACCCGCGAACCGTTGCAGCACATCCTCGGCACCGCGGTACTCGGCCCGGTCGAGGTCGCCGTCGGACCGGGGGTGTTCACCCCGCGCCCGGAGACCGAGCTGCTGCTGGAGTGGGGCCTCGCCTCGATCCGCGACGTGAGCCGCCCCCGGGTGCTCGACCTCTGCACCGGCTCCGGCGCGCTCGCGCTGGCCTTCGCGGTGTCCCGGCCCGACGCCGAGGTGCACGCTCTCGAGGCCGACCCGTCGGCACTGTCCTGGACCCGGCGCAACCTCGACGCGCACGTCGCCGCGGGCGGGCGCCCGGTGACCCTGCACGTCGCCGACGTCCGGTGGACCGACCTGCTCATCGAGCTGGAGGGTGCGGTCGACCTGGTCGTCTGCAACCCGCCCTACGTCCCGGACGGGACGCCGGTGCCGCCCGAGGTGGAGCGGTGGGACCCACCCGGCGCCGTGTTCGGCGGGCCCGACGGCACCCAGATCATCCAGGCCGTCGTACGCGGGGCCAGCGGATGGCTGCGGCACGGCGGGCACCTCGCGATCGAGCACGACGACACCCACGGCGAGACGGTCCCGGCACTGCTGCGCCGCCGGCGCACGCTGGGCGAGGTCACCGAGCACGACGACCTCACCGGCCGCCCGCGCTTCGTCACCGCCCGCCGCGTCCCCTGCTCCTGA
- the prfA gene encoding peptide chain release factor 1 translates to MSTQSVDALLEEHAELEQRLADPDVLSDQAQARKLGRRYAELGPVVRCARELAQVRDDRDAARELAAEDRAFAAEADALDTRIVELETELTELLRPRDPHDGDDVLMEVKSGEGGEESALFAGDLVRMYSRYAESRGWKVEVLGATPSDLGGYKDITLSLRSKDPVDGVWAALKFEGGVHRVQRVPVTESQGRIHTSAAGVLVFPDADDTPDVEIHDADIRVDVYRASGHGGQSVNTTDSAVRITHLPTGIVVTCQNERSQLQNKARAMDVLRVRLQAKAEAEAAEAASEQRRSQVRTVDRSERIRTYNYPENRISDHRVGFKAYNLSAVLDGHLVDVLAALTAAERAEAMAGEQEPE, encoded by the coding sequence ATGAGCACGCAGTCGGTCGACGCCCTGCTCGAAGAGCACGCCGAGCTGGAGCAGCGCCTCGCCGACCCGGACGTCCTCTCCGACCAGGCGCAGGCCCGCAAGCTGGGCCGTCGCTACGCCGAGCTCGGCCCGGTCGTGCGCTGCGCCCGCGAGCTCGCCCAGGTCCGCGACGACCGCGACGCCGCCCGTGAGCTCGCCGCCGAGGACCGCGCCTTCGCCGCCGAGGCCGACGCCCTGGACACCCGCATCGTCGAGCTCGAGACCGAGCTGACCGAGCTGCTGCGCCCGCGTGACCCGCACGACGGCGACGACGTCCTGATGGAGGTCAAGTCCGGCGAGGGCGGCGAGGAGTCCGCGCTGTTCGCCGGCGACCTCGTGCGCATGTACAGCCGCTACGCCGAGAGCCGCGGCTGGAAGGTCGAGGTCCTCGGCGCCACCCCGTCCGATCTGGGCGGGTACAAGGACATCACGCTGTCCCTGCGCAGCAAGGACCCGGTCGACGGGGTGTGGGCCGCCCTGAAGTTCGAGGGCGGCGTGCACCGCGTCCAGCGCGTCCCGGTCACCGAGTCGCAGGGCCGCATCCACACCTCCGCGGCCGGCGTCCTGGTCTTCCCCGACGCCGACGACACACCCGACGTCGAGATCCACGACGCCGACATCCGGGTCGACGTCTACCGGGCCTCGGGCCACGGCGGGCAGAGCGTCAACACCACCGACTCCGCCGTGCGGATCACGCACCTGCCGACCGGCATCGTCGTGACCTGCCAGAACGAGCGCTCCCAGCTGCAGAACAAGGCCCGCGCGATGGACGTGCTGCGGGTCCGGCTGCAGGCGAAGGCCGAGGCCGAGGCGGCCGAGGCGGCGTCGGAACAGCGTCGCTCGCAGGTCCGCACGGTGGACCGCTCGGAGCGGATCCGTACCTACAACTACCCGGAGAACCGCATCTCCGACCACCGTGTCGGGTTCAAGGCCTACAACCTGTCCGCGGTGCTCGACGGCCACCTCGTCGACGTCCTCGCCGCTCTGACCGCGGCCGAGCGCGCCGAGGCCATGGCGGGGGAGCAGGAGCCGGAATGA
- the rpmE gene encoding 50S ribosomal protein L31: protein MREGIHPQYVDTQVTCGCGNQFTTRSTKNSGAISVEVCSACHPFYTGKQKILDSGGRVARFEARYGKRERAAK, encoded by the coding sequence ATGCGCGAGGGAATCCACCCTCAGTACGTCGACACCCAGGTCACCTGTGGTTGCGGCAACCAGTTCACGACCCGCAGCACCAAGAACAGCGGCGCCATCAGCGTCGAGGTCTGCTCCGCCTGCCACCCGTTCTACACCGGCAAGCAGAAGATCCTGGACTCCGGTGGCCGCGTGGCCCGCTTCGAGGCCCGCTACGGGAAGCGCGAGCGCGCCGCCAAGTAG
- the rho gene encoding transcription termination factor Rho — protein MSETDLAGTGTASAEAAPRRRGGLSGMVLAELRQLATELNVPDISGMRKGDLIAAIKERQGGAAAAPAKKPKAKADPAATTGSDGAGAPQLALGDTAAAPAGNGSAAPAAPQAPAEQAGDQGGQAAEQAEAPAPRTRRRRAATRPAGAPDATVTDAATGDPGTSTGNGAAPAAAESAPAAAPEQAAPAASAPEKADSTSAPAEERREDADGAGRRGRTRRRGQGDDNGQKDNGQKDNGPQGAPKDPATDAGQKDAGQRDAGQKDARRDADGDDPGTDGDRRRGRGADRNAERGADRNGGDRTGEGRDDNGRGNGDNGRGGRNRDGDDSGRGNRGNRNNDRTGDRGDNRGERNGDRNNDRNGDRNNDRNNDRGTDRNDFRDDDGDDGDGRGRRGRRFRDRRRGRDRERTGGGATGGGVDTEIRDDDVLLPVAGIVDILDNYAFVRTTGYLSGPTDVYVSMSMVRKNGLRRGDAITGAVRQPREGEQQRQKFNPLVRVDSINGRDPEAARNRPEFTKLTPLYPNERLRLETDPTQLTTRVIDLIMPVGKGQRALIVSPPKAGKTTIMQNIANAITTNNPECHLMVVLVDERPEEVTDMQRSVKGEVIASTFDRPPADHTAVAELSIERAKRLVEMGHDVVVLLDNITRLGRAYNLAAPASGRILSGGVDSTALYPPKRFLGAARNIEDGGSLTIFATALVETGSTMDTVIFEEFKGTGNAELKLDRKIADKRIFPAIDVGDSSTRKEELLMSPDEHAVMVKLRRVLAALDDQQALDLVLGRLKKTKTNIEFLMQVAKNAPGNDED, from the coding sequence GTGAGCGAGACCGATCTCGCCGGTACCGGGACCGCGTCGGCCGAGGCGGCGCCCCGCCGACGCGGCGGCCTGTCCGGCATGGTGCTGGCCGAGCTGCGCCAGCTGGCCACCGAGCTGAACGTCCCGGACATCTCCGGCATGCGGAAGGGCGACCTGATCGCGGCCATCAAGGAGCGTCAGGGCGGAGCGGCGGCGGCCCCCGCGAAGAAGCCGAAGGCGAAGGCGGACCCCGCCGCCACCACCGGCTCCGACGGTGCGGGCGCGCCGCAGCTCGCCCTCGGCGACACCGCCGCGGCCCCCGCCGGCAACGGCTCCGCCGCGCCGGCCGCCCCCCAGGCACCCGCCGAGCAGGCCGGTGACCAGGGCGGACAGGCCGCCGAGCAGGCCGAGGCCCCCGCGCCGCGCACCCGTCGTCGCCGTGCTGCGACCCGTCCGGCCGGCGCCCCCGACGCCACCGTGACCGACGCCGCCACCGGCGACCCCGGCACCTCCACCGGCAACGGTGCCGCCCCGGCCGCCGCCGAGAGCGCCCCGGCCGCCGCGCCCGAGCAGGCCGCCCCCGCCGCGAGCGCGCCGGAGAAGGCCGACAGCACCTCGGCCCCGGCCGAGGAGCGCCGTGAGGACGCCGACGGCGCCGGTCGTCGTGGCCGGACCCGCCGCCGCGGGCAGGGCGACGACAACGGCCAGAAGGACAACGGCCAGAAGGACAACGGCCCCCAGGGCGCCCCGAAGGACCCCGCCACGGACGCGGGCCAGAAGGACGCGGGCCAGCGGGACGCGGGCCAGAAGGACGCCCGTCGCGACGCCGACGGCGACGACCCCGGCACCGACGGCGACCGCCGTCGTGGCCGTGGCGCCGACCGCAACGCCGAGCGCGGTGCCGACCGCAACGGTGGCGACCGCACCGGTGAGGGCCGCGACGACAACGGCCGCGGCAACGGCGACAACGGCCGTGGCGGGCGCAACCGCGACGGTGACGACTCCGGCCGCGGCAACCGCGGGAACCGCAACAACGACCGGACCGGCGACCGCGGTGACAACCGTGGTGAGCGGAACGGCGACCGGAACAACGACCGCAACGGCGACCGGAACAACGACCGGAACAACGACCGCGGTACCGACCGGAACGACTTCCGCGACGACGACGGTGACGACGGTGACGGCCGCGGCCGCCGCGGCCGCCGCTTCCGCGACCGCCGTCGCGGCCGGGACCGCGAGCGCACCGGTGGCGGCGCCACCGGCGGTGGCGTGGACACCGAGATCCGCGACGACGACGTCCTGCTGCCGGTCGCCGGCATCGTGGACATCCTCGACAACTACGCGTTCGTCCGGACCACCGGCTACCTCTCCGGCCCCACCGACGTCTACGTGTCGATGTCGATGGTCCGCAAGAACGGCCTGCGCCGCGGCGACGCCATCACCGGCGCCGTCCGCCAGCCCCGCGAGGGCGAGCAGCAGCGGCAGAAGTTCAACCCGCTGGTGCGCGTCGACTCGATCAACGGGCGGGACCCGGAGGCCGCACGCAACCGGCCCGAGTTCACCAAGCTGACCCCGCTCTACCCCAACGAGCGGCTCCGCCTGGAGACCGACCCGACGCAGCTGACCACCCGCGTGATCGACCTGATCATGCCGGTCGGCAAGGGGCAGCGTGCGCTGATCGTCTCCCCGCCCAAGGCGGGCAAGACGACGATCATGCAGAACATCGCGAACGCGATCACCACGAACAACCCCGAGTGCCACCTCATGGTCGTCCTCGTCGACGAGCGGCCCGAGGAGGTCACCGACATGCAGCGGTCGGTGAAGGGCGAGGTCATCGCCTCGACCTTCGACCGCCCGCCGGCAGACCACACCGCCGTCGCCGAGCTGTCCATCGAGCGGGCCAAGCGCCTGGTCGAGATGGGGCACGACGTCGTCGTCCTGCTGGACAACATCACCCGCCTCGGCCGCGCCTACAACCTGGCGGCGCCCGCGTCGGGCCGGATCCTGTCCGGTGGTGTCGACTCCACGGCGCTGTACCCGCCGAAGCGCTTCCTCGGCGCCGCGCGCAACATCGAGGACGGTGGCTCGCTCACCATCTTCGCGACCGCGCTGGTCGAGACCGGGTCCACGATGGACACGGTGATCTTCGAGGAGTTCAAGGGCACCGGCAACGCCGAGCTCAAGCTGGACCGGAAGATCGCCGACAAGCGGATCTTCCCGGCCATCGACGTCGGCGACTCGAGCACTCGCAAGGAGGAGCTCCTGATGTCGCCCGACGAGCACGCGGTGATGGTGAAGCTCCGCCGCGTCCTCGCCGCGCTCGACGACCAGCAGGCGCTCGACCTGGTGCTCGGCCGGCTCAAGAAGACCAAGACCAACATCGAGTTCCTGATGCAGGTCGCCAAGAACGCCCCCGGCAACGACGAGGACTAG
- the thrB gene encoding homoserine kinase, which translates to MGRPTRVLVRVPGSTANLGPGFDSLGMALALYDEIEVETFETPGVFVDVAGQGCRHVPRDERHLVLRAMRLAFETFGGAPAGLRLRCLNAVPHSRGLGSSAAAAVAGVTAAAVLAGRDPELERDALLQLSAGMEGHADNAAASLLGGFVVAWEAAGSARRFHAERLEVHPDVHPVACVPDVESSTKTTRGLLPEQVPLADAAFTGSRCALAVLAMTRRPDLLMAATEDRLHQPYRRPAYPSSLRLVEALREHGVPAAISGAGPTVLALTRDGVLPDGVDTDGFAVQRLPVDATGVQVEVR; encoded by the coding sequence ATGGGTCGCCCGACGCGCGTACTGGTGCGGGTCCCGGGGTCGACGGCCAACCTCGGCCCCGGCTTCGACTCCCTCGGCATGGCCCTGGCGTTGTACGACGAGATCGAGGTCGAGACCTTCGAGACGCCGGGGGTGTTCGTCGACGTCGCGGGGCAGGGCTGCCGGCACGTCCCGCGCGACGAGCGGCACCTGGTCCTGCGGGCGATGCGTCTGGCCTTCGAGACGTTCGGCGGGGCGCCCGCGGGGCTGCGGCTGCGCTGCCTCAACGCGGTGCCGCACTCACGCGGCCTCGGCAGCTCCGCGGCGGCCGCCGTCGCCGGGGTGACGGCCGCCGCCGTGCTGGCCGGGCGGGACCCGGAGCTGGAGCGCGACGCGCTGCTGCAGCTCTCCGCCGGCATGGAGGGCCACGCCGACAACGCCGCGGCCAGTCTGCTCGGCGGATTCGTGGTGGCCTGGGAGGCGGCGGGGTCGGCCCGGCGCTTCCACGCCGAGAGGTTGGAGGTGCACCCCGACGTGCACCCGGTCGCCTGTGTGCCCGACGTCGAGTCCTCGACCAAGACCACCCGGGGGCTGCTGCCCGAGCAGGTCCCGCTGGCCGACGCCGCGTTCACCGGCAGCCGCTGCGCGCTGGCGGTGCTGGCGATGACTCGGCGGCCGGACCTGCTCATGGCAGCCACCGAGGACCGGCTGCACCAGCCCTACCGGCGGCCGGCGTACCCGTCGTCGCTGCGGCTGGTCGAGGCGCTGCGCGAGCACGGCGTACCCGCCGCGATCTCCGGCGCCGGGCCGACGGTGCTGGCGCTGACCCGCGACGGCGTGCTGCCCGACGGCGTCGACACCGACGGTTTCGCGGTGCAGCGGCTGCCGGTCGACGCCACCGGTGTGCAGGTCGAGGTCCGCTGA